The DNA sequence CTTTTCTTCATATCAGCTTCAAAAGCTGATATTGGTTTAACTCGCATAATTGACATACTATAATCGTGGTTTATTGTTATTAAGTTCCAAATGTATCGTTTTTTATAAAAAATAAAAACAATTATGTAATATTAAGTGACAAAATCTTCACTATTTATATAAATCGCACTTAAAGTATCCGTTAATGCTTGAAATCATTAATTAATTCTATGAAGGCATTTAAGCAGAAAAAAGACCTCAAAATAAATTTGTAAGATTTTTCTTTTAAAATTAAACCTTTTTAATTAATTTAGGCTTGTAATAAAGTATAAAGTTTTAGGTGAATAGGAGTTTTATGACGTTAGTAAGGTATTTTAAGTTTACAAATCAGCAACGAACCGGAATTATTTTGCTTTTTGGAGTAATAATAGTGTTGCAAATGATTTACTTTTTGGTAAACTTCACGGAACTCGAAAAAAAAGTTCCTGAAAAAGAACAGTGGATGTCTTTGCAGGCTGAAATTGATTCCTTAAAAATAGAGAAATACAAGAACAAGCGACAAGTCTATTTGTTCAATCCTAATTATATGTCAGATTACAAAGGTTATAAATTAGGTATGTCTATTCAGGAAATTGACAGGTTGATGGCTTTTCGTAAAGAAAATCGGTATGTAAATTCGGCTGAAGAGTTTCAGCAGATTACAAAAATATCAGATTCGTTATTAAATGTCATTTCTCCTCTTTTTAAATTTCCGGAATGGGCAAGCAATAAAAAAAGAGTTGTTGAGAATAAGAGGGACTTTAATAAAAGTGAAAAATATGGTAATTCAACCTTTGTAAAAAAAGTGAAGAGTGCAGTGATGGATCTTAATTTAGCGACTCAGGAAGATTTAATTAAAATTTATGGAGTTGGTGATGCATTATCCTTACGAATACTCAAACAGAAGGAAATCTTGGGCGGATTTGTTTCAATGGAACAATTAAAGGAAGTTTGGGGGCTTTCACCCGAAGTGATTAATGAATTGAATGTGCATTTTAAGATTTTTGAAATCCCCAAGCTTAAAAAGATTGCAATAAACAAGGTCTCTTTAAAAGAATTATCCCAGTTTCCTTATTTTAAATTTGCATTAGCAAAACAAGTCATTACCTATAGGAGTATGCATGGAGATTTTAAGAATATTGAGGATTTAGCAAAAATTAACGGTTTTCCTGTTGAAAAAGCAAAAATAATTAGTTTATATTTGGAGTTCTAAAATTAAACTGACCACTATGAATTTTGATTATAACGAAACACAATTAATGATTGCGCAGTCAATAAAGGAATTTGCGGACAAAAACATCAGACCTAATATAATGGAATGGGATGAAGCGCAAACTTTCCCTGTTGCCTTATTTAAAGAATTAGGAGAAATGGGATTCATGGGCGTTTTAGTTCCTGAAGAGTATGGAGGAAGTGGCTTAGGGTATCACGAGTATATTACTGTTGTAGAAGAAATCTCAAAAGTAGATCCTTCTATTGGGTTATCCGTTGCGGCGCATAATTCATTATGTACGAATCATATTTTGACTTTTGGAAATGAAGAGCAAAAGAAAAAATGGTTGCCAAAATTAGCAACTGCGGAATTTATAGGAGCCTGGGGTTTAACAGAACACAATACAGGTTCTGATGCCGGAGGGATGAATACCACTGCCGTTAAAGATGGTGATTTTTGGATCGTCAATGGTGCTAAAAACTTTATCACACATGCGATTTCAGGTGATGTTGCTGTTGTGATAGTTCGTACAGGAGAAAAAGGCGATTCAAAAGGAATGACGGCTTTTGTTTTTGAAAAAGGAATGCCTGGATTTACGTCTGGCAGAAAAGAAAATAAATTAGGAATGCGCGCCAGCGAAACGGCTGAGTTGGTTTTTGACAATTGTCGTATTTCTGATGCTAACCGATTAGGAGAAGTGGGCCAGGGCTTTGTTCAGGCAATGAAAATATTAGATGGCGGTAGAATTTCTATCGGAGCTTTGTCACTTGGAATTTCCAAAGGAGCATATGAAGCAGCATTAAAATATTCAAAAGAAAGACATCAATTTGGACAACCTATTAGTAGTTTTCAAGGTATTTCTTTTAAATTGGCTGATATGGCAACAGAAATTGAAGCTTCAGAACTATTGTTGCATAAAGCAGCTTTCTTAAAGCAGCAGCACAAACCGGTTACGACAAGCGGAGCTATGGCAAAAATGTATGCCTCAGAAGCCTGCGTTAAAATTGCAAATGAAGCAGTTCAAATTCATGGAGGTTACGGGTACACTAAAGATTTTCCTGTTGAGAAATTCTATCGTGACTCTAAATTATGTACGATAGGTGAAGGAACGACTGAGATTCAGAAAGTAGTAATTGCTAGAAATTTGCTAAAAGAATAGAATTTATAGAGTAAAGAGAATAGAATATAGAGTAGGTTTTGTTGGTCTAAGTTAGGATTGACGTAGCTTGAGTCTGTTTTTTATATTCTATTCTCTCTTTTCTTTTATTTAAAGAAAAATAATTCATAATTTATAACTGATAACTCATAATTAATAATTACTTTTGCAGCCTTAACGAGAGGAGGTGTCAATATTATGTTAATTATACCAATTAAAGACGGAGAAAATATCGATAGAGCATTAAAGCGCTATAAAAGAAAATTTGATAAAACAGGAACTGTTCGTCAATTAAGAGCACGTACTGCTTTTATTAAGCCTTCTGTAATCAAAAGAGCTCAAATTCAAAAAGCGGCTTACATTCAAAACATGAGAGATGGTTTAGAAAGTTAGTAGTAGCTTATCAAAATAATTACCGTTAGCGGTCAAAAATATATTTTTTTGATGCTAACGGTTTTTTTATGCCTAATTTTGAGATTGTCGAATTTTCGACATGATTCTTTTTGAGTGACTTTTAGGTTAGCTTCAAAAAAGTTTGTTGTTCAGATTTGGAATTTGGAATTTCAAGGATTGGAATTTTATTTCAACTTGTGCTTTCGAATAGTTTTGGATTAAGGGTAGAAAAGGTTGTTGTTCAGATTTGGAATTTGGAATTTCAAGGAGTGGAATTTTATTTCAACTTGTGTTTTCGAATAGTTTGGGATTAAGGGTAGAAAAGTTTGTCGTTCAGATTTGGAATTTGGAATTTCAAAGATTGGGATTTTATTTCAACTTGTGTTTCTGAATAGTTTTGGATTAGGGGTAGAAAAGGTTGTTGTTCAGATTTGGAATTTGGAATTTCAAAAATTGGAATTTTAATTCCCTTTAGTTTCTGGTTTTTTCGAGGAGCAAATTAGGTGTGATGTATAACGGTGGTTTTGTATGAAAACAAATAAAGAGGCATTTCGTGATTATCTGCAATTAGAGAAAAAATATTCCCTTCATACGGTTAATGCGTATCTGGGTGATATCTCGTTTTTTGAAATGTTTAATCAGTCTCAATTTGAACAGGAGAATATAGAGCAGGTTCATTACGGTCAAATTAGAAGTTGGATTGTCTCTTTGGTGGATCAGGGTGTTTCTAATGTTTCTGTGAATAGAAAAATGGCTTCTCTGCGGGCTTTTTATAAGTTTCTTTTAAAAACAAAACAAATAGAAGTAAATCCGATGTTGAAGCATAAGGCTTTGAAGACTCCTAAAATTGTTCAGATTCCATTTTCTGAAAAAGAACTTGTTGATTTGATGGAGGAGGTTAGTAGTCCGATTGGTTTTGAGGAGATCAGGGACAAGCTTGTTGTGGAGTTGTTTTATGCAACCGGAATTCGAAGAGCGGAGCTGATTAATTTGATGGTTTCTAATGTGGATTTGTCTTCAGGGGTGATAAAGGTTTTGGGGAAAAGAAATAAAGAGCGTATAATTCCGGTTCTTCCTGTTGTTTTAGGGCAGTTTGAGTTGTATTTGAAGGAAAGATCTTCTTTAGAGAAAATAGTGGATCAGAATTATTTTTTTATTTCAAGGAAAGGGTTAAAATTGAGTGAATCTTTTGTGTATCGTTTAATAAATTCATACTTTAGTAGGGTCTCTGAAAAGGTAAAAAAAAGTCCACATGTCCTCAGGCATACTTTTGCGACTCACTTATTAAATAACGGAGCGGATTTGAATTCAGTTAAAGAATTATTAGGGCATTCGAGTTTGGCGTCTACGCAAGTTTATACTCATAATAGTTTGGCAGAGTTGAAGAAAGTGTATGGTGACGCGCATCCGAGAAATAAATAATAGTTCTTAAATGTTTAACCCTAAAATTTATATTATGAAGGTAGATGTTCATGCAGTTAACTTTACTGTTGACAGAAAGTTGGTAGATTTTATTCAGGAAAGAATGGATAAGTTGGAAAAATACTACGATCGAGTGGTTTCGGCAGATGTTTTTTTGAAAGTGGAAAGAACAAGTGATAAGGAGAATAAGGCGGTAGAGATAAAGATTAATGTTCCTGGGGATGATTTTTTGGTTAAAAAGCAGTGTAAAACGTTTGAAGAGGCGATTGAGCTTTCGGCAGAATCTTTAGAACGATTGCTTGTAAAGAGGAAAGAAAAAATTAGAACACATATATAATTGAATTTAATTGAAATTTTTTTCAAAAAATGTTTTGATTAAAGGATAAATTAGCTACATTTGCAGTCCGTTAGAAATAGCGGACTTTTTTAATGAGTTTGCCAGCGTAGCTCAGTTGGCTAGAGCAGCTGATTTGTAATCAGCAGGTCGTGGGTTCGAGTCCCTCCGCCGGCTCAAAAAAAGTTTCAAATGCGATTTGAAACAGGTTCTTTTAAATTATTGAAAAAAGTATTTATGATCAGAGAAAGATTTTAGGTTTTAATCTAAAATCAGAAGTCTAAAATCATAAATTATTTCGGGGAGATACTCAAGCGGCCAACGAGGGCAGACTGTAAATCTGCTGTGTGAACTTCGCAGGTTCGAATCCTGCTCTCCCCACAAAAAAAGAAGTTAAGATTTCGGGTTGTAGGTTAAGGATATTGAAAGTCTTAAATCTAAGATTCAAAAATCTAAAATCAGAACTCTCTGCCGACTTAGCTCAGGGGTAGAGTGCTTCCTTGGTAAGGAAGAGGTCACGGGTTCAATTCCCGTAGTTGGCTCAAGTAAGTAGGAAATTGAAAATTAATATATAACTAAGATTAAAAATTAAGTAAAATGGCAAAGGAGAATTTTAATCGTTCCAAACCGCACTTAAACATAGGTACAATTGGACACGTAGATCACGGAAAAACTACATTAACTGCAGCAATTACAAAAGTATTGTCTGACGCTGGTTACTGTCAAGCTAAATCGTTTGATCAAATCGATAACGCTCCAGAGGAGAAAGAAAGAGGTATTACTATTAATACATCACACGTAGAGTATGAAACAGCTAACCGTCACTACGCTCACGTTGACTGTCCAGGTCACGCGGATTACGTAAAGAACATGGTTACTGGTGCTGCTCAAATGGACGGTGCTATCTTAGTAGTTGCTGCTACAGATGGTCCAATGCCACAAACTCGTGAGCACATCCTTTTAGGTCGTCAGGTTGGTATTCCAAGAATGGTTGTATTCATGAACAAAGTGGATATGGTTGATGATGCTGAATTGTTAGAGCTTGTTGAAATGGAAATTAGAGATTTATTATCTTTCTACGAGTATGATGGAGATAATGGTCCTGTAGTTCAAGGTTCTGCTTTAGGAGGATTGAATAATGATCCTGCTTGGGTTCCTAAAATTATTGAATTAATGGAAGCTGTTGATGCTTGGATCGAGGAGCCAATCCGTGATACTGCAAAACCTTTCTTAATGCCTGTTGAAGATGTATTTACAATTACTGGTCGTGGAACTGTTGCTACAGGTCGTATCGAAACTGGAATTGCTAATACTGGAGATGCAGTTGAAATCATTGGTATGGGAGCTGACAAATTAACTTCTACTATTACAGGAGTTGAGATGTTCCGTAAAATCCTTGACAGAGGTGAAGCTGGAGATAACGTAGGTTTATTGTTAAGAGGTGTTGATAAAGAATCTATCAAAAGAGGAATGGTTATCATTAAGCCAGGATCAGTAAAACCACACGCTACTTTCAAAGCTGAGGTTTATATCTTGAAAAAAGAAGAAGGTGGACGTCACACTCCATTCCATAATAACTACCGTCCACAGTTCTACGTACGTACAACTGACGTAACAGGAGTTATTACTTTACCAGAAGGAGTAGAGATGGTAATGCCAGGAGACAACTTGACAATTAATGTTGCTTTATTAAGCCCAATCGCAATGAGCGTTGGTTTACGTTTCGCTATCCGTGAAGGTGGTAGAACTGTAGGAGCAGGTCAGGTGACTGAAATCGTAGGATAATCCTATAAAATTATAAGAAGCCAGTTGATTTTCTTAACTGAAATCACTGGCTTTTAATTACGGGCGTAGTTCAAGGGTAGAATAGCGGTCTCCAAAACCGTTGATGGGGGTTCGAATCCCTCCGCCCGTGCAATAAAAAATATATCAAATGACAAAAGTTACGAATTATTTATCAGAGGCTTTCGAAGAGTTAAAGTCAAATGTTACTTGGCCGGCTTGGGCTGAGGTTCAGAAATTGACAATTGTTGTGGCTGTATTTTCGATACTGTTTGCTTTGGCAACATGGGGAACAGACGAATTTTTTGCAAAAGCTTTAGCTGGATTTTTTAACTGGTTAAAAGGATAATTTTTTTGTGATGGCAGATAATAATGTGAAAAAATGGTACGTAGTTAGAGCTGTAAGCGGACAAGAAAATAAAGTCAAAGCTTATATCGAAACTGAGATTGCCAGATTAGGTATGGGTGATTATGTTTCCCAAGTTTTAGTACCTACAGAAAAAGTAGTTACTGTAAAAGAAGGAAAGAAAATGTCTAAGGATAAAGTTTATTTCCCTGGATATGTTATGATCGAAGCCAACTTGGTTGGTGAGATACCTCATATTATTAAGTCAATTACTAGTGTAATTGGTTTTTTAGGAGAGATCAAAGGGGGCGAGCCTGTTCCATTGAGACTTTCTGAAGTAAATCGTATGTTAGGAAAAGTAGATGAGCTTGCTGTAAATACAGATACTCGTGCAATTCCGTTCAACTTAGGTGAAACTGTAAAAGTGATCGATGGTCCTTTTAACGGATTTAACGGTACGGTTGAGAAAATAAACGAAGAGAAGCGTAAACTTGAAGTAATGGTTAAGATTTTC is a window from the Flavobacterium cupriresistens genome containing:
- the hpf gene encoding ribosome hibernation-promoting factor, HPF/YfiA family, coding for MKVDVHAVNFTVDRKLVDFIQERMDKLEKYYDRVVSADVFLKVERTSDKENKAVEIKINVPGDDFLVKKQCKTFEEAIELSAESLERLLVKRKEKIRTHI
- a CDS encoding helix-hairpin-helix domain-containing protein, which produces MSDYKGYKLGMSIQEIDRLMAFRKENRYVNSAEEFQQITKISDSLLNVISPLFKFPEWASNKKRVVENKRDFNKSEKYGNSTFVKKVKSAVMDLNLATQEDLIKIYGVGDALSLRILKQKEILGGFVSMEQLKEVWGLSPEVINELNVHFKIFEIPKLKKIAINKVSLKELSQFPYFKFALAKQVITYRSMHGDFKNIEDLAKINGFPVEKAKIISLYLEF
- the nusG gene encoding transcription termination/antitermination protein NusG; amino-acid sequence: MADNNVKKWYVVRAVSGQENKVKAYIETEIARLGMGDYVSQVLVPTEKVVTVKEGKKMSKDKVYFPGYVMIEANLVGEIPHIIKSITSVIGFLGEIKGGEPVPLRLSEVNRMLGKVDELAVNTDTRAIPFNLGETVKVIDGPFNGFNGTVEKINEEKRKLEVMVKIFGRKTPLELSFMQVEKV
- the tuf gene encoding elongation factor Tu, translating into MAKENFNRSKPHLNIGTIGHVDHGKTTLTAAITKVLSDAGYCQAKSFDQIDNAPEEKERGITINTSHVEYETANRHYAHVDCPGHADYVKNMVTGAAQMDGAILVVAATDGPMPQTREHILLGRQVGIPRMVVFMNKVDMVDDAELLELVEMEIRDLLSFYEYDGDNGPVVQGSALGGLNNDPAWVPKIIELMEAVDAWIEEPIRDTAKPFLMPVEDVFTITGRGTVATGRIETGIANTGDAVEIIGMGADKLTSTITGVEMFRKILDRGEAGDNVGLLLRGVDKESIKRGMVIIKPGSVKPHATFKAEVYILKKEEGGRHTPFHNNYRPQFYVRTTDVTGVITLPEGVEMVMPGDNLTINVALLSPIAMSVGLRFAIREGGRTVGAGQVTEIVG
- a CDS encoding tyrosine-type recombinase/integrase → MKTNKEAFRDYLQLEKKYSLHTVNAYLGDISFFEMFNQSQFEQENIEQVHYGQIRSWIVSLVDQGVSNVSVNRKMASLRAFYKFLLKTKQIEVNPMLKHKALKTPKIVQIPFSEKELVDLMEEVSSPIGFEEIRDKLVVELFYATGIRRAELINLMVSNVDLSSGVIKVLGKRNKERIIPVLPVVLGQFELYLKERSSLEKIVDQNYFFISRKGLKLSESFVYRLINSYFSRVSEKVKKSPHVLRHTFATHLLNNGADLNSVKELLGHSSLASTQVYTHNSLAELKKVYGDAHPRNK
- the rpsU gene encoding 30S ribosomal protein S21, with the translated sequence MLIIPIKDGENIDRALKRYKRKFDKTGTVRQLRARTAFIKPSVIKRAQIQKAAYIQNMRDGLES
- a CDS encoding acyl-CoA dehydrogenase family protein — protein: MNFDYNETQLMIAQSIKEFADKNIRPNIMEWDEAQTFPVALFKELGEMGFMGVLVPEEYGGSGLGYHEYITVVEEISKVDPSIGLSVAAHNSLCTNHILTFGNEEQKKKWLPKLATAEFIGAWGLTEHNTGSDAGGMNTTAVKDGDFWIVNGAKNFITHAISGDVAVVIVRTGEKGDSKGMTAFVFEKGMPGFTSGRKENKLGMRASETAELVFDNCRISDANRLGEVGQGFVQAMKILDGGRISIGALSLGISKGAYEAALKYSKERHQFGQPISSFQGISFKLADMATEIEASELLLHKAAFLKQQHKPVTTSGAMAKMYASEACVKIANEAVQIHGGYGYTKDFPVEKFYRDSKLCTIGEGTTEIQKVVIARNLLKE
- the secE gene encoding preprotein translocase subunit SecE, with amino-acid sequence MTKVTNYLSEAFEELKSNVTWPAWAEVQKLTIVVAVFSILFALATWGTDEFFAKALAGFFNWLKG